The following DNA comes from Macrobrachium rosenbergii isolate ZJJX-2024 chromosome 37, ASM4041242v1, whole genome shotgun sequence.
ATCTATACAAACTCATACGGAATAAGCGAGGTATTAGGAAATTGCTTTTGTAAGTGATAACGGGTGATCGTGAgggtatatatttattacttcagGGTCTGACGTTAGAACTCTGTCAAATAAATCATTgcattgttgttgctgttttaatCTTGGAAACTATTGTCAAATTGTTATACTGTTTCTTATACTGCATTCAGATTGATTGTCTGGAGTGTATTTTTAAGATGTTGCTGTTTCTCGACGAAAGGAGCGTGGATTATGACTAAAAACACGAAGGGTTGTTTTTGCAGATCAATGCAGGCTGTAAACAACACAGGATATTCTGACAAAAAATGATGCAGGACTTAGATTtaataaaactaaaggaaaataaaacagaatgcatataacatttttatgagaACACTAAGAACTAAATAACTGAGGTGTAATTGTGAAAACAGCAAGGCACCTATCATCGCCCCCAACGCCGTGTGACGCAATAGGCATTGTAAAATTACACAGTTCATATCTGTcccgtgctttatcttccacaaatctccactcatctctagcCTCCCTTCTCGTAGCTCTTATCAAAGTAGATCTGGGTCGTCCAACTCTTCTGGTGACCACACGAACCCAACTGAAGAACTAATGGGTATAGATGGGAGAACACCGCATCAAATAGGCTACTGAATGTGTGTGAATGGGATATTACAGCCTAAGATATCTGGCTTTTATTGGAAAAAGAACTATGGATTCGCAAGAACAGAATATTGTGTACCTATGATGACCTACAAAATTATTTCCTGATGAAACTCGATTTGAATAACAAGGCAgtcaaactaaaataaattaatttcgcTGTTATAGGGTCCAGCCTATCCAAATCGAGCTTCATTGACTACATGGTATAATAAAATGTGCATTTAGGCgcacatttcaataaaaaaaagtgaaaccaaAATATCTAAAGGACACCATGAGGTGATCTACCACCAAGAACATCAGAATGTCAGAGATAGGgacaaatatagaaaaatgatttttatatacatcACCAAAAATATTCAGTGGATTTTACCAGAATCAAATAAACCAAGAAGGCGGGGAAACTTCGAGGCATTTAAGAAGAAAGTTGCAAAATTTTTAGTTAAAAGGTTATGACATAAAAAGTTATTCAAGGATTTATAAGCTGTAAGAAATTATTAGGACCCGCGGGGACCTACCGAAATAGGATAGAGATCGTCCAATATTctgttttgcttgttttatcTTACTTCAGTTTTTTGAAGACTTAATTTATTGCAGGCAATATTAGACAAGTagcttaaatatttaatttaataaatacaaatgttttttaatctaaaacaaatgcacacacacaacgattgaacaactgaaaataagatttttagcAAATACGGttacagtaaaattattttaatatttgttccaaatctaaataaattataagacaaaaagaaataaacttgtattttacaagattttacaTTTGTCAGGTTACAAAAGCGTATTTATCTTCTAAGTATGTAAACCTTCCCCAACCATCTTTTTCAGAAATGAGTTTTCAAATAGCTCTCAGATTACAATACATCCTAAATTTGTTACTTGCAGGAAATGAAGGAGCCCCGAATTTTTACAGCTTGCCACATTAATTAATATAGACAAAGTCTCTTAGAAAGCACAATCAAATGcggcagctttttttttcttttacatttttatttgtattttgtaggttttttattaagttaattttcatctcttcttATCCTTTGCATTAACACGCACAACTGCGTGgttatgttgtttatatatatatatatatatatatatatatatatatatatatatatatatatatatatatatatatatatatatatatatatatatatatatatatatatatatatatatatatatatatacatatatatatatatgtatatatatatatatatatatatatatatatatatatatatatatatatatatatatatatatatatatatatatatatatatatatatatatatatatatatatatatatatatatatatatatatatatatatatatatatatatatatatatatatatatatatatatatatatatatatatatatatatatatatatatatatatatatatatatatatatatatatatatatatatatatatatatatatatatatatatatataagtgtgtgtatatgtaaacacatataaTTCCAACCTGCTTTAACCATCTGATGCCATTACTCGATATAAAACCAAAagattcacttatttttttgtttaaattctttctgctttctgttatttctttaataCCGACAGCAGAGCTATTCCAAATGCAGTACTTTGAAAAAATTTGTCCCTAGTTTGTCAAGCCTGTCTGATTTTGAATGGTACACACTAGAGTCGCACGACAAAGACTGCTGTAAGCAATGGCTGCTCTTTATACAGCCGAACTCCTTTTCTAAGAGCAATCTTGGCTTGTTTCGGTTGCCTACGAGGAAAGGAAATGGGTTCCTAGAACATTTCACGATGACAgtaatgttttaatttcttaGAAGGTTGCGTGAATTAATCACTATTTCGTTCATCAGTTAACTTAGGCCTACTCTTCTTATGCACTTCTAGGAAATGACTTAAGAAGCAAATATAGACACttgtcaaaataataaattttaggcTTAATGTTTAAGCTGAGATTCTTGGCAGTCATAAACGTCTTTACTTAAGCCTCTTACGAAGTGGCACATAGAGGCACAGAATTGTGTCGCTTTTTAGAAAAATGTGCGGCAAAATTAAACACAGCAGCAGCCGCAGTGGCCCCAGTGCACATAATCATCACTGGGTCGTATGAACCAGTCAAGTCCACCAATAGTCCAGCAATAGGCGGGCCGGCCAAGGCTCCTGCCCCTGTCACAAGCAACATATACCCTAATACCTTCGCCATGATAACTCCTTTACTAAGCTGAGATGGCAACAGTGCATATAGTACACTCTGCAATCCACATGCGATACCGAAACCGACCATGGCGCCTATCAGCTGCACTCCACTGCTAGCTAACGCAGCCACAGTTACCGCCACTGCCAGCAGCAGTTGAATGCCACTGAAAAGAATGAGGGGGGGTAGACCGCGACCCATGAGGGCTCCTGCAATTATCCTCCCAAATAGATCCCCAGCTCCACTTCCCGCCAGGGCCTGAGAAAAGGATGAAGATAGTCCCTTCCACTGGGTCCAGTCAAGGAAGATGGCATATACAGTAGTGGTGGCCATGAAACTTAAAAAACAAGAGGCCTCTATCAGCCAAAATTTGGGAGACAGCAGGAGCTCTTTTACAGAGTTGTTCTCATCAGCGTCCTCTGTAGTGCTGACAGCCATAGTATTCCTTTTTGTGCAGGGAACTATAAGTAATTTCAGCCACCGTACAAGTTTATTGCGTTTGTTGTCACTTTGGTCTAATTCCTTTAGATACACCGAGCGTCCAAAAATCCTTGGTGACTTTAGAGAAGGCGTTTCGTCGGGTAAAGTTTTATCTTTCCGTCGCATGTTAATGTTAACGGCAGTGCTGCTTGAAATGCCTTCGGTTGTAGATGAAAAGTCATCTTTATTAATGATTGTTCCATCGTCGGCAATTGCTTCAGTAAGGAGCCCATACATCTCAGCGCTGTCTTTTGTAGATGTTCCCTCCGGATTctttaaattactgtaaatagtAGCACCAAACACGCAGAAATTGAGTGACATGCCAGCGCACAGAAGCATGGCACCCCTCCATCCGAAATGATCTACAATGTTTTCCATTTGGGGACCGAGTAGAAACACCCCGCATCCAGAGCCAGACATCGCTATGCCTACGATAAGAGCATGATGACGATTCCAGAACCTCGCTAGACCAACAATCCACCCAGAGAAGTTCAGGCTCGTTCCAACAGCTGGAAGATGGAAATGAGAGGATTCAGTCTCAAGAAAGATAGAAAACACATCCTATGTGTAATTTCTAGAACTACAATGTAAACCACacaataaaagtatatgaaatgtTCGGTTCAACATATGCAACGAATAACCCACACACTGCATCAGATGAACGTTCATCTTACCATTAACGAACCCAAACGTGATGAATACCATGTTCAGGTCGGTGGCAAACGCAGTCAAGAAGTAACCGAGCCCAGCGAAGAGGCCGCCAAGAATCACAGCGACTCGGGGACCCCAACGCACAATCACAAAGCCGGTGACCGGACCAGCAAACATGTGAACGGCGCTGTTGGTGGAGTAAACCCAACCGGTTTTTGCTCTCGACTCCCCGAAAACCTCGAGAAACTCCACGAAGAAGACGCTGAATGAATAGAACATCCCTGAAAAGAATAAAGGttttagaaatgaatttattggttttattaacTGTTGTGACCAGGAAAGTTTATTTTAGCTTTGGTTCTGTAGGTCTACAGTGACTACCGAAAGTGCGCCTTTGCAGCTCCCAACAGCAATatttggttaaactaagttataataataataataataataataataataataataataataataataataataataataataattgtttaactGTCTATGacagtaaaattacaaatatcTGAAAGGATACTGCTCCGGAACACAGCAACACATTATATTTACCTACCTTAGTAATGAACGCCACTGTTCACTCTTACCAATATCCAGTTTTTAAGCACCATTTAAGGGCAGTCATTATGCTTTTCAATGCAATCTTCCATATCTGAGGAGATGTCCCAAGGTCTTTGAAGTGACATGATTGGAAATAACTGTGACAATGAAATAATCTATAatcttaagaagagagagagagacggaaagggGGGAGCAAAAGagtggggagaaagagagggagacagacaaagaaaggggaggagagagagagaggaaggaagccAGAAAGCGGgggaacagaaagagagagagagtggatgaaacagagagagggatagagaaggggaggggaacttacagagaaaaggggaggagagagtTGGGGGAGGCAagcagagtagagagagagagataaaattccgGTCCTCTTTAACCCTACCTGACGAAACTAAGAACTGGAGGAACCCAGCCACAAAAACAACCCACGCCCACCCTCCGTCGACGTCAGGGCTCTTCTTGTCCTTCTCCCCGCCTTCTGTCGGAGGaacttcttcttcgggttccatCGAAGTGACCTGACTCTCTTCTACGTCTCGCGGTTGGTATCACTCTGAGAAGACCTGAAAGAATGATATTGGTCTAGCGTGGGCTGGTTACAGGGTTACAGTCATGTAATCCTTTCAGATGGCAGGAGGGCATGCATTTGTTTGTATAAATGAAGGAAACAGCACTGGCAATATCATTCATAACGCGATGTTGGATGTGACACTACAGCTTGCATCCCGTGATGACTGCTTCACGTCATgacaaggagaaaatgaaaaaaaagagacttaATAGATCAACTATTAGATCTAATTTCCTGTGCAATACGTTACGTCAGCCTCAGACAAACTCAAATAAATGGGATGCAAGTTGAGGAAGGAATTACGTAATGGTTGATAAGCTGTTGACGGCCTCCTACTTAGTTGCCCATACAACCGTTACATAAACTATTTTGTCTCCTATACCTGGTAACGTATGATGTACACAGttggttttatttctaaatataaactTAAACGCCGCGTCCTAAAATTTGGGTatttaaaataactaattaatCAGAATGATTTAGGCAAAGCCATAGATAAATAGTTCCACTGGGTTTTATCGTAACATTATCTACGACTAAATCAGCTCTAACAATAGttactcatttccttttttgCTACTAATAACTGGCTCGGGatgatataaactatacataattattaCTTCATATGAATTCAGAAATTCATTCCAATCTTGTTGcccatctttttattttattttaatctattttatctCGTCCAAAATCTATCGAGGCGGGCAGCTTGAGCTCAGACGGAGGAGGAAAACTGGTTTAGTTGCGTAGATAAATGCAAAGCAGTAGGCCTAGTCCCGAAGGATCTATctcttgaataaaaagaaagcatgCATTTGTTTCAcacaaaacaagttaaaaatgccaCTCATTTGCTATGAAAACTCCCTGAGTACCGAATGCTGCATGTGTAAACAGAGGAAAGCGAAACAAGGGCAGCGGAGTTGCTATACTAGcactaatagtagtagtaatagtataacaagaaatttatttttataacggCTCCTTATTTTCTCAGGCATTATTTAGAACACCAAGTGGGCAGTAGATGAACAAATAACGGGAAAATAAAGACATGAAGTAAAGGCTCCACGAAAGGTTGATTCTATATGCAACGGCACTCTCAGGCATACATGTATTGTCCCAATCCctggtatatatattctttgccaTGAAGTTTCATGCATTCCAGCCTCCGCCTCCCCCACCAACCCACCCGTCATCCACggccccccctcctctctctctctctctctctctctctgaacccttAAGGTATCATGTGCCAGCAAACTAACTTCTTTGTGATCTTACTTGTGTATTAACAGTCTTAGCACTGAACATTAGGTTGACCACAAACGTCTATTACCAAAATATAGGTTATCTCCTGAAGGCCCATCACCAAAAACTGCTGCAACAAGATAATGAATTCGTTAACTGTTACAAATCAGCAACACTTATCTGATTGACTATGAAGACATTGATTACGCTTGAATAAGACTGTTCAGTACAAAATCTCTCGTAGTTAATCACAGCAACCTTGATCTTCAGATACTCGTACccggtaggggggtagcgccgtcagtgcacctcatgcggtgcaatgtaggcattacttaaagttctttgcagagtcccttcggcccctttcattccttttactgtacctccgttcatattctctttcttccaacttactgtccaccctctcctaacaattgattcatagtgcaactgcgaggttttcctcctgttacacctttcaaactttttcaccgtcaatttccgtttcagagctgaatggtgtTAGttgtcccagagcttggcttgtatgcctaaaatctataaatcaatcaatcagtcattcagaTACTCAGAACGCTGTACAGTTAAGGGTAGGTCAGTCTCGCAAACACCGGTACATTAAACATCTATACATTACATAGGCCTACAACCTATCAAACATCTCCACTTCGTAAGCACTGTTCTATAACATACGTAGGTTAggtgaatttgtgaaaaaaatgtatatttaaaggcAATTTTCAAAAGCAATTTACAAAATCCTCTGTGCAATAAAACT
Coding sequences within:
- the LOC136825420 gene encoding monocarboxylate transporter 13-like; translation: MEPEEEVPPTEGGEKDKKSPDVDGGWAWVVFVAGFLQFLVSSGMFYSFSVFFVEFLEVFGESRAKTGWVYSTNSAVHMFAGPVTGFVIVRWGPRVAVILGGLFAGLGYFLTAFATDLNMVFITFGFVNAVGTSLNFSGWIVGLARFWNRHHALIVGIAMSGSGCGVFLLGPQMENIVDHFGWRGAMLLCAGMSLNFCVFGATIYSNLKNPEGTSTKDSAEMYGLLTEAIADDGTIINKDDFSSTTEGISSSTAVNINMRRKDKTLPDETPSLKSPRIFGRSVYLKELDQSDNKRNKLVRWLKLLIVPCTKRNTMAVSTTEDADENNSVKELLLSPKFWLIEASCFLSFMATTTVYAIFLDWTQWKGLSSSFSQALAGSGAGDLFGRIIAGALMGRGLPPLILFSGIQLLLAVAVTVAALASSGVQLIGAMVGFGIACGLQSVLYALLPSQLSKGVIMAKVLGYMLLVTGAGALAGPPIAGLLVDLTGSYDPVMIMCTGATAAAAVFNFAAHFSKKRHNSVPLCATS